In the Pogoniulus pusillus isolate bPogPus1 chromosome 4, bPogPus1.pri, whole genome shotgun sequence genome, one interval contains:
- the ANO6 gene encoding anoctamin-6 isoform X3 — protein MNMENEDVLLDLEGEEEGEEEEEDDDGETVLELSQVVIPTYGTMSDQQNLHTPEWADFDGKPDSLFFSDGQRRIDFVLVYEDENKKITHKRSDRKKQKRKRQVYESNLINNGLQLEATRSVSDEKLIFVKVHAPWEVLCTYAEIMHIKLPLQPDDLKTRDSAFSWFSRLFRVDESIIKPEQEFFTAPFQKEHLSNFYVQDKDTFFNPATRSRIVHFILSRVEYATKNNVKKFGINKLLDTGIYKAAFPLHDSSFKHPSADPKCPSERHLLYKEWAHPKNVFKLQPLDFIRKYYGEKIGIYFAWLGFYTNMLIVAAVVGVGCFLYGFLTRNMCTWSQEVCDPDIGGNIIMCPQCDKACTYWNLTITCESSKKLCIFDSFGTLVFAVFMGIWVTLFLEFWKRRQAELEYEWDTVEYLEQEEQVRPEYEARCTHVVVNEITQQEEHVPYTACGKCIRVAFCSSAVFFWILLIIASVIGVIVYRLSVFLVFSATLSRHVSETEVIRKYLTPQTATSVTASLISFIVIMVLNIVYEKVAILITDFELPRTQTEYENSLTTKMFLFQFVNYYSSCFYIAFFKGRFVGHPGNPVYWLGKYRNEECDPGGCLLELTTQLAIIVGGKALWNNIQEVLLPCMKNLIGRHCKAAGSEKVVPRWEHDYHLQSIGKLGLFYEYLEMVIQFGFVTLFVASFPLGPLLALINNMLEIRLDAWKLTTQFRRMVPQKAQDIGAWQPIMQGIAILAVVTNFGKRTMNQIREWIQQRFPARL, from the exons GCTGATTTTGATGGTAAACCTGATTCCTTGTTCTTCAGCGATGGGCAACGAAGGATTGACTTTGTTTTGGTGTATgaagatgaaaacaaaaaaattactCATAAGAGGAGTGATCGTAAAAAGCAAAAG AGGAAGAGACAAGTATATGAATCAAACCTGATAAACAACGGCTTGCAGCTTGAAGCAACAAGATCG GTTTCAGATGAAAAACTTATTTTTGTGAAAGTGCATGCACCTTGGGAAGTGCTATGCACATACGCTGAGATCATGCACATCAAATTGCCTCTGCAGCCCGATGACCTGAAAACCCGAGACTCAGCTTTCAGCTGGTTTAGCAGACTCTTCAGAGTGGATGAAAGTATCATCAAACCTGAGCAAGAGTTTTTCACTGCCCCTTTTCAAAAGGAACATTTGTCCAACTTTTATGTTCAAGACAAAGACACGTTTTTCAATCCTGCAACTAGAAGTCGAATT GTTCATTTTATCCTGTCCCGTGTGGAATATGCAACAAAAAACAATGTGAAGAAGTTTGGCATTAATAAATTACTAGACACTGGAATCTACAAAGCTGCATTTCCCCTTCATGAT TCTAGTTTTAAGCACCCATCAGCTGATCCCAAGTGCCCAAGTGAACGACATCTTCTCTACAAGGAATGGGCTCATCCCAAAAACGTTTTCAAACTGCAACCTCTGGATTTCATCAG GAAATACTATGGAGAAAAAATTGGAATCTACTTTGCTTGGTTGGGCTTTTACACTAACATGCTGATTGTGGCCGCGGTTGTAGGAGTTGGCTGTTTTCTGTACGGATTCCTGACAAGGAACATGTGCACATGGAG CCAAGAAGTATGTGATCCTGACATAGGAGGCAACATCATAATGTGCCCTCAGTGTGATAAGGCATGTACCTACTGGAACCTCACCATAACTTGTGAATCATCCAAG AAACTCTGTATATTTGATAGCTTTGGGACACTGGTGTTTGCAGTATTTATGGGAATATGGG TTACTTTGTTTTTGGAGTTTTGGAAGCGGCGGCAGGCTGAACTGGAGTACGAATGGGACACAGTTGAGTACTTAGAGCAAGAAGAACAAGTTCGCCCAGAGTACGAGGCTCGGTGCACTCACGTAGTAGTGAATGAAATCACACAG CAAGAAGAACATGTGCCATACACTGCCTGTGGAAAGTGCATACGGGTGGCTTTTTGTTCCAGTGCAGTCTTCTTCTGG ATTCTTTTGATTATTGCTTCAGTTATTGGAGTCATTGTCTACAGGCTCTCAGTTTTCCTGGTGTTTTCTGCAACGCTGTCGCGGCACGTTAGTGAAACGGAGGTGATCCGAAAGTACCTGACCCCGCAGACGGCCACTTCAGTCACCGCCTCGCTCATCAGCTTTATAGTCATTATGGTTCTCAACATCGTCTATGAGAAAGTGGCAATCCTCATTACTGACTTTG AGCTTCCAAGGACACAAACAGAATATGAAAACAGTCTGACCACGAAGATGTTCTTGTTCCAGTTTGTCAACTACTATTCTTCATGCTTCTATATAGCCTTCTTTAAGGGTAGATTTGTAGGTCATCCTGGAAATCCAGTTTATTGGCTAGGAAAGTATCGCAACGAAGAG TGTGATCCAGGTGGATGTCTCCTTGAACTCACGACTCAGCTTGCCATCATAGTAGGAGGGAAAGCACTCTGGAACAACATTCAAGAAGTGCTTCTTCC CTGCATGAAGAATCTAATCGGAAGGCACTGTAAAGCTGCTGGATCAGAAAAAGTTGTTCCACGCTGGGAACACGACTACCACCTGCAGTCCATTGGAAAACTTGGACTGTTTTATGAGTACCTTGAAATGG TTATACAGTTTGGCTTTGTCACTCTGTTTGTGGCGTCTTTCCCCCTGGGCCCTCTCCTGGCTCTCATTAACAACATGCTGGAAATCCGTCTGGATGCATGGAAGCTGACGACCCAGTTCAGGCGCATGGTTCCGCAGAAGGCACAAGACATCGGTGCCTGGCAGCCCATTATGCAAGGCATAGCCATTCTGGCAGTGGTCACCAAT TTTGGGAAACGCACGATGAACCAGATCAGGGAATGGATCCAGCAGAGATTCCCAGCCAG GCTATGA
- the ANO6 gene encoding anoctamin-6 isoform X2, translating into MSDQQNLHTPEWADFDGKPDSLFFSDGQRRIDFVLVYEDENKKITHKRSDRKKQKRKRQVYESNLINNGLQLEATRSVSDEKLIFVKVHAPWEVLCTYAEIMHIKLPLQPDDLKTRDSAFSWFSRLFRVDESIIKPEQEFFTAPFQKEHLSNFYVQDKDTFFNPATRSRIVHFILSRVEYATKNNVKKFGINKLLDTGIYKAAFPLHDSSFKHPSADPKCPSERHLLYKEWAHPKNVFKLQPLDFIRKYYGEKIGIYFAWLGFYTNMLIVAAVVGVGCFLYGFLTRNMCTWSQEVCDPDIGGNIIMCPQCDKACTYWNLTITCESSKKLCIFDSFGTLVFAVFMGIWVTLFLEFWKRRQAELEYEWDTVEYLEQEEQVRPEYEARCTHVVVNEITQQEEHVPYTACGKCIRVAFCSSAVFFWILLIIASVIGVIVYRLSVFLVFSATLSRHVSETEVIRKYLTPQTATSVTASLISFIVIMVLNIVYEKVAILITDFELPRTQTEYENSLTTKMFLFQFVNYYSSCFYIAFFKGRFVGHPGNPVYWLGKYRNEECDPGGCLLELTTQLAIIVGGKALWNNIQEVLLPCMKNLIGRHCKAAGSEKVVPRWEHDYHLQSIGKLGLFYEYLEMVIQFGFVTLFVASFPLGPLLALINNMLEIRLDAWKLTTQFRRMVPQKAQDIGAWQPIMQGIAILAVVTNAMIIAFTSDMIPRLVYYWSFSVPPYGSHSSHTMKGYINSTLSVFNISDFRNASKPLSSSFGNQTTCRYRDFRYPPGHPHQYEHNIYYWHVTAAKLAFIIVMEHIIYSVKFIISYLIPDVSQKTKSKVKREKYLTQKLLHENDLKVVKKTMGKIAENIIKGIDSTFQHKAE; encoded by the exons GCTGATTTTGATGGTAAACCTGATTCCTTGTTCTTCAGCGATGGGCAACGAAGGATTGACTTTGTTTTGGTGTATgaagatgaaaacaaaaaaattactCATAAGAGGAGTGATCGTAAAAAGCAAAAG AGGAAGAGACAAGTATATGAATCAAACCTGATAAACAACGGCTTGCAGCTTGAAGCAACAAGATCG GTTTCAGATGAAAAACTTATTTTTGTGAAAGTGCATGCACCTTGGGAAGTGCTATGCACATACGCTGAGATCATGCACATCAAATTGCCTCTGCAGCCCGATGACCTGAAAACCCGAGACTCAGCTTTCAGCTGGTTTAGCAGACTCTTCAGAGTGGATGAAAGTATCATCAAACCTGAGCAAGAGTTTTTCACTGCCCCTTTTCAAAAGGAACATTTGTCCAACTTTTATGTTCAAGACAAAGACACGTTTTTCAATCCTGCAACTAGAAGTCGAATT GTTCATTTTATCCTGTCCCGTGTGGAATATGCAACAAAAAACAATGTGAAGAAGTTTGGCATTAATAAATTACTAGACACTGGAATCTACAAAGCTGCATTTCCCCTTCATGAT TCTAGTTTTAAGCACCCATCAGCTGATCCCAAGTGCCCAAGTGAACGACATCTTCTCTACAAGGAATGGGCTCATCCCAAAAACGTTTTCAAACTGCAACCTCTGGATTTCATCAG GAAATACTATGGAGAAAAAATTGGAATCTACTTTGCTTGGTTGGGCTTTTACACTAACATGCTGATTGTGGCCGCGGTTGTAGGAGTTGGCTGTTTTCTGTACGGATTCCTGACAAGGAACATGTGCACATGGAG CCAAGAAGTATGTGATCCTGACATAGGAGGCAACATCATAATGTGCCCTCAGTGTGATAAGGCATGTACCTACTGGAACCTCACCATAACTTGTGAATCATCCAAG AAACTCTGTATATTTGATAGCTTTGGGACACTGGTGTTTGCAGTATTTATGGGAATATGGG TTACTTTGTTTTTGGAGTTTTGGAAGCGGCGGCAGGCTGAACTGGAGTACGAATGGGACACAGTTGAGTACTTAGAGCAAGAAGAACAAGTTCGCCCAGAGTACGAGGCTCGGTGCACTCACGTAGTAGTGAATGAAATCACACAG CAAGAAGAACATGTGCCATACACTGCCTGTGGAAAGTGCATACGGGTGGCTTTTTGTTCCAGTGCAGTCTTCTTCTGG ATTCTTTTGATTATTGCTTCAGTTATTGGAGTCATTGTCTACAGGCTCTCAGTTTTCCTGGTGTTTTCTGCAACGCTGTCGCGGCACGTTAGTGAAACGGAGGTGATCCGAAAGTACCTGACCCCGCAGACGGCCACTTCAGTCACCGCCTCGCTCATCAGCTTTATAGTCATTATGGTTCTCAACATCGTCTATGAGAAAGTGGCAATCCTCATTACTGACTTTG AGCTTCCAAGGACACAAACAGAATATGAAAACAGTCTGACCACGAAGATGTTCTTGTTCCAGTTTGTCAACTACTATTCTTCATGCTTCTATATAGCCTTCTTTAAGGGTAGATTTGTAGGTCATCCTGGAAATCCAGTTTATTGGCTAGGAAAGTATCGCAACGAAGAG TGTGATCCAGGTGGATGTCTCCTTGAACTCACGACTCAGCTTGCCATCATAGTAGGAGGGAAAGCACTCTGGAACAACATTCAAGAAGTGCTTCTTCC CTGCATGAAGAATCTAATCGGAAGGCACTGTAAAGCTGCTGGATCAGAAAAAGTTGTTCCACGCTGGGAACACGACTACCACCTGCAGTCCATTGGAAAACTTGGACTGTTTTATGAGTACCTTGAAATGG TTATACAGTTTGGCTTTGTCACTCTGTTTGTGGCGTCTTTCCCCCTGGGCCCTCTCCTGGCTCTCATTAACAACATGCTGGAAATCCGTCTGGATGCATGGAAGCTGACGACCCAGTTCAGGCGCATGGTTCCGCAGAAGGCACAAGACATCGGTGCCTGGCAGCCCATTATGCAAGGCATAGCCATTCTGGCAGTGGTCACCAAT GCTATGATCATAGCTTTTACATCTGACATGATTCCTCGTCTGGTTTACTACTGgtccttttcagtccctccTTATGGGAGTCACAGCAGTCACACTATGAAAGGGTATATAAACAGTACACTTTCTGTCTTCAACATCTCAGACTTCAGGAATGCAAGCAAGCCATTGTCCTCTTCATTTGGGAACCAAACGACATGCAG ATACCGAGATTTCCGCTATCCCCCTGGTCACCCGCACCAGTATGAGCATAACATATACTACTGGcatgtcactgcagccaagctgGCTTTCATAATCGTCATGGAG